The following nucleotide sequence is from Aspergillus nidulans FGSC A4 chromosome I.
tccaactccaagcaactactccaactccaagcgctaagccatattcataacatATTGGATTATGTTTATTAAAATTAAAGGACCACGCATACCAATCATATATCCTGAATAAATCAAATAAAGAGGCTCAGGGCCCGAAATGCTCAGAGAGCCGCAGCCATCAACACGACGGCTCCGCCGAATAAAATCGACCCAGCGCCAGTTATTTGAGCGGCCGCACCTGTGGGAGTCGCttctgctccagatccaTCAGCCGTCTCTTCGGCGGCTTCGCTCGCAGTGGGTGAGGCCTGCGCAGCAGTACCCGTTCCCTCGGCCATCGACGTTGCAGTAAGCGCAGCCGTGGCATCAGTGATTGAGCCTGCAGTTATAGTCACAGGCACATATTGGGCGTAGGTCTTGTAAGTTTGCGACGCAGGAAGACCATCACCCGACCCGGTTGCACTGCCTGTACAGGCAGCCGTCGTACCGTCGACGGTGCACTCCCCGCTGAAGGAACTGGCGGGTGTCAGGTATAATGTCCAAGCTGTGGTGACAATGCAATTGGAAAGCGTACTACGCGTCACCTTCATCCATCATATACGTCATGGCCTTACCGGCCTTGACCACGGTGAGACCATTGCCCATACCACATTCCTCCTCGTTGTCATAAGAAGCCGCACAGGTCATGCTGTAGGTGGTTGCGGTATCGTCCTAAAAACCAAATCAGCTCTGCAGGTCGAAGTAATCCGTCACGCAATGATTGAATTAAACCTACATTTCCAGCGACTGAGGCAACGATGCTTTCCT
It contains:
- a CDS encoding uncharacterized protein (transcript_id=CADANIAT00006496) — encoded protein: MKSFLLPALASLACAGSTITSMFLPGFSKESIVASVAGNDDTATTYSMTCAASYDNEEECGMGNGLTVVKAGKAMTYMMDEGDAYSFSGECTVDGTTAACTGSATGSGDGLPASQTYKTYAQYVPVTITAGSITDATAALTATSMAEGTGTAAQASPTASEAAEETADGSGAEATPTGAAAQITGAGSILFGGAVVLMAAAL